The following nucleotide sequence is from Triticum dicoccoides isolate Atlit2015 ecotype Zavitan chromosome 7B, WEW_v2.0, whole genome shotgun sequence.
GGGCGGGTCGAATATTTCGAGCCTGTCGATGGACAGTATTCTAAGTTCATTTCGTGTCTTTCCATACAAAGACTATGCTGTATTCGATAGTCGATCACGTGGGCGTTTCGCCGTTGCTGTTGGCTGTGAACATTGCAatatactcctagtacgtacgaggCTACCTCTTTTAATGTCTGCGTTGTATATATGTCCCCTTCATAGCTAGAAGAGCATCTCAAACTAGATCTGCATATCCAGCCATCAAGAGAGAATACGGAGAGAGAATGGAAGGCGCGGCGGAGCTTGTTTCCACCGTCGGGCTGGTGGTGGGTGAGGAGTACCGGCAGCTCCGCGGCGTCGGCCGCGAGGTGGCTGAGCTCAGAGACGAGCTGGCCACCATGAACGCCATCCTCCGCATGCACTCCGAAGCTGACGAGGGCGGCGTGGACCACTTCGTCCGGGAGTGGATGAAGCAGGTGCGCGAGCTCGCGTACGATTCGGAGGACTGCATCCACCTCTACATTTTCCGGATCAGGTGCCGGTGTAGCGACGGCCTTGTCGCTTGGTCCAAACGCGTGCTTGCCACGCTTTTTCCTCGACATCGCCTAGCAGGCGACATCAAGGACCTTCGCGCCCGTGCGGCAGCCATCAGTGAGCGCCATGCGCGGTATGGCGTCAGCAGAGAGGCACTGCGCCGCTCTCCTTTAGCTTTAGCCCCCGTTCCGCGGGCAGGGTCCTCATCCCCGTATGCGCTTGGCCCTGCCCACGACCCAGGCCAGCTCGTCGGCATCACCGGGCAGGCTAACATCCTTGGAGAGAGGGTGAAGGCGGTGGATGACCCAGATAGTGACATGAAGCTTAAGGTGATCTCCATCGTGGGGTTTGGAGGGCTTGGAAAGACTACGCTGGCGATGGAGGTGTGCCGGCAGCTGGAGCCCGAATTTCAACGCCAAGCACAAGTTTCTGTATCCCAGATCTTCGATGCCGAGAAGGACATGCTGGGACTTCTGGAGCGCATCACTCGGCAGATCTTGAAGCCGAAAGTACATAACAAGGAAGGCATCAAGGTTGAAGAAAGTATGACTTTGGAAAAGGCGCTCCAGGACAAGAGGTAATACTTGCTTAGTTAACACTCCCtcctttttatttactctgcatattagcttTGACTAaaatcaaactttataaagtttgaccaagttccaggaaacaatatgaacatttacagAAATAAATTTCTATGATATGAAAATATATGCAACGATGAATCCAATTCTATTGATTGGGTGGTATATATGTTAATATGTTTTTCTACAAACTTGTTGAAAGTAATATATTTGACTTTAGAGAAacataatatgcagagtaaataaaaatggagggagtacttaattACTAGTCAGTTTTTTTAGCTTCACACACTTCATTTCAAGGGAATCCAGAGTAGCTTGTTTTAGTATAAGTTATTTCCCAGAGTTTCTCCTGTTTGTGATACCACCTTTTTTTCTAAGTTCCTTGTAAACTTTGGCCAAATTTATAGTAAAAAAGTCTAGAATACAAAATCAATACCATTAAATTCATCATGGACCATATTTTCATTTGGTATTGTACATATAAATTATTTTCTCTATAAACCTGGTCAAAGTTTGTGTACATGACTTATACGAAAACCTTGGTCATTTCGTAATTGTTGGTCATGGTAGCATGTCCCGAGCTGTTTGGGTGCTTTTTTTACTAGAATGTTAAACATCTGACGGCAAATCAAATATTTTTTATGCCAAATTACTTTGTCGTGGCACGGAATCTCCTTCCGCGAGCATGGCAAATCCTAGCAAAAATTTGATCATGGCAAGGATTTGCCATACTCGCCAAAGATAATTTCCATGCCGCAACAATGTAAGTTGCCATAAAAAATGCATTGGATTTGACAAGCTTAAAAACATCAGGTTTTTACTGAAATCCATTTTTAGCGCAAGTAGGGGCTCTAAGGCCCTAGATACTTTATTAACCGTCAAGCGGTGGTACAGAACATCTGACAGCGGGACTGGAAGAAAAACATAAATTCACATAAAAATCCCTAAAACATACAGGAAGGACCCTAGCAAAATATCTGGAATTACACTCGGgtccaaacaacaacaacaacttgaAAACATTCACGTCCTCATCGGCAAAGTGACCACTTGGGACTGCCGGGTTCCCACTGCTCCTTGTACCGTTCAAGAAGGAAGAGAATGAATCAAAGCTACCGATCCACTGCCTTCCTTTCCGCATCCAAGCAAGGACGAATAACATGACCCAACACGCTACATGTCCGCCTTTCAGTGAGAAGATTCACCGAGGGCGTACATGGAGCACGCATCCAAAGAAGGCGCCATAACACTACCATTAACACTAGTGGATATTTTTTCCATAAGGACACACTAGTGGATATGAACCACTTCCCCTAAAATTGCATCTTAGGCTCCACCTTGCTTCTCCCCTATATCCACCAATATGGTGGCTTTCCTTAAAGAAGAGGAGGAGAGGATCTTCCAGCAGACCGAGGCAGGAGCGGAGCCAGGAATTAGacatagggggggggggggcgagagcCAACAACCAATTTTTTTTAACATTGCAAATATATTGAATGATTTTGATAGCTCTATATGGCTCTTGTTGTTTGCTGGAACCTACGAATGCATTTTTTTCCCTCATCACGATTACACAAACCCAGACAAAATCTGTGaaaaaataaatctaaatgatagaATCAGTGTGTGATACATTTTTCTTTTCATCATCACGACTATACAAACACAGAGAAAATGGTGAAAAATTAAATCCAAATGATAGAATCAGTGTGCCATGTGTAATTTGAGGTGTCAATCCGTGAGGATAAAACAAGAGATTGTTGCACCTAATTAATTTCATCTAAATCAAGAAATTGCTACAACCTAAATTGGTAAATCCTAATGCGGATCGGTACTATCACACCGAGCAAATTAAGGAAGGAGCGACTGACCACAAATTTTCTAGCGAATCGCCGCAGTCACGGACGCGCCGTGACAGCTTCGGCCATCGGTGTTGATCGGCTGCGAGGCGTTGTTCCGCCCGGCCGCCCTTGGCAATCGGTAAACTGCTCTAGGAGCTGCGAGTTCGTGTGTCGGGGTCGAAATAAATGATGATCTGTCGTCAGCCAGGCCGATCGGGAACTCCTATATGCCGCTGTTTGCGGCAAACAGCCGCAGGTTCGCATAGGCGGGTGTCTATCTGGGCTGGCCCACGGAGGAAACAGGCTGCGAGCACGTACTATATTAGCTAAGAATTAAGCCGCCCTCGCATAGGATCGACCACACAATCAATTGGAATAGTTCACGTGACACAACCAGTTAGGCTAACGAAGGTTATTGAACAAGGAGCAACGTAAACCAATAAATACCAAACATCCATCAAGGATCCGATATATTTTTAGAAATTCAGAACGCATTTTTTTTCTGAAACAACCCTGAATGTTTTATGGAATGGAAACATTTTTCAACTTTATAAACATTTTTTTTCAACAAAAACTGaaacattttcagaaaaagaaCATTGTCAGAATTTCTGAACAAATttcgaaaacaggaacattttctgaaaaatcccaaacatatattattttgtgaaaaaaattggaaacatgaatctttctgaatttgtgaacaaatttggaaaacaggaacaattttccaaaattctcaaacatgttTTGATTtgtaaaaatatttaaaaaaaagaGAGTTTTCTGAgtttgtgaacaaatttggaaaactGGAACATTTTCGAATTTGATAACAATTTTCAAAAATGGAATTTTTTAAATCCCGAACAAATTCTAATTCGTGAACAAAAATTTATAACGCAAACATTTTTTGATTTATGAAAGTGAGAACAAAATTTGTGAAATTGGGAACAAAATTTGAACATGGGAACAAAAAGTATTTGAAATCCCGAACATGTTTTTGAAACATTGAACATTTTCTAATCTAGAGAAAAACATTGAGCATGGGAACAAAAAATTGATtatcctgaacattttttgaatttacaaAACAAAAGATTTAAATCAAGAACAATTTGAAAATCCTAAACAAAATTTGAGAATGCGGACAGTTTTTAATACATAAAAATGAAATAATTGAACCTTTTTTAAAATTTGGAAACTCTAAATGTTTTCGAGTTTTAGGACATTTTTTAAAATGAAGTAAACAATCTTTGAACTTCTGAACATTAATTTAATtttttgaacaaaatttaaaaaactgaaaaaaaattatTTCTAAAGATTTGTTAAAAAATGAAAAGacaaaggaaagaaaaaagaaacaaagaaaataaaaaacgaaAAAGGAAAGAAAACTGAAAAAAATAGGCAAAACAGGAAAATAAcgaaaaagaaacagagaaaggcatAAAACAAGTTCACGAACCTTCCCttaccttctagaaggttcttaaAACAAGAAAAAACCGACTGGAACCTTCCCAAAACCGCCCGGTACTGTAGCTCGTACTTTGCTGATAATTGGGCCGGCCCAAGTCGATCGCCGGTCGCTCCCGTCCTATGCGAAGTGTCCACAAACTGCAGCAGAATGCGGAAGATAGGATTTTCCAGGCCGATCTGCCTGTTTGTCTTCAATGTAGTGGGCTGCCTATCCAGTATTCTCAAGCATACTTTTCAACCCGCAACAAAGAAACAGGAGGTTGGGAAAAGGGGCGCAGCTACCGAAGTTGCCCAACGCCATGGATCTGGCGAGGTCACATTGGTATAGGAGCCTCCTCGAACCACAAATCGCCCTTCCACATCGTTACCCTCAACAGGGACTCGAGAAAGAAGAGCTGGATCAAAGAAGGGGGTGAATATTGATCAAAATGCTAGTTCATTCGGCATGTTGATGAAAAGAAAAACCAAACCTACTCCCTTCGCTCCCACTCCGGTCGGCAACGCCGGTGGAGAATAGAGGAAGGAGGTTCACTTGAATCCACGGTACATGGCCGACCTCGCTACAGGCAGTCTACGAGAGAAGGTTAGGGAGAGAATGAGAGCGGTTCTAAAAAGCTAGGAGGTGAGCTAAAGTTTCGTTTTGGtgtccactgaaggaaatatgccctagaggcaataataaagttattatttatttctttatttcatgataaatgtttattattcatgctagaattgtattaaccggaaacatgatacatgtgtgaatacatagacaaacatatagtcactagtatgcctctacttgactagctcattaatcaaagatggttatgttttctaaccatagacgtgtgttatcatttgattaatgggatcacatcattaggagaataatgtgattgacatgacccattccgttagcctagcacttgatcgtttagtatgttgctattgctttcttcatgacttatacatgttcctgtaactatgagattatgcaactccagtttaccgtaggaacactttgggtgctaccaaacgtcacaacgtaactgggtgattataaaggagtactacaggtgtctccaaaggtacatgttgggttggcgtatttcgagattaggttttgtcactccgattgtcggagaggtatctgtgggccctctcggtaatgcacatcactataagccttgcaagcaatgtgactaatgagttagttgcgggatgatgcattatgtaacgagaaaagagacttgccggtaacgagattgaactaggtattggataccgacgatcgaatctcgggcaagtaacataccgatgacaaagggaacaacgtatgttgttatgcggtttgaccgataaagatcttcgtagaatatgtaggagccaatatgagcatccaggttccgctattggttattgaccaagaatagttctaggtcatgtctacatagttctcaaacccgtagggtccgcacgcttaaggtttcgatgacagttatattatgtgtttatgagttttgatgtaccgaaggagttcggagtcccggatgagatcggggacatgacaaggagcctcgaaatggtcgagacgtaaagatcgatatattggacgactatattcggacttcggaaaggttccgagtgattcgggtacttttcggagtaccgaagagttacgggaattcgccggggagtatatgggccttattgggccatacgggaatagagaagagaggccgaaaggaaggaggcgcgcagcccccctctggtccgaattggacaaggggtgcggcccccttttccttcctcctctccccctctttcccccttctcctactccaacaaggaaggagggagtcctactcccggtgggagtaggactccccttggcgcgcccctcctaggccggccgccccctccccccttgctcctttatatacggggcagggggcacctctaggcacaataacacaagttgatctacgatcgttccttagccgtgtgcggtgcccccctccaccatattccacctcggtcatatcttccggtgtttaggcgaagccctgcgccggtagagcatcatcatcgtcaccacaccgtcgtgctgacagaactcatccccgacactttgctggatcggagtccggggatcgtcatcgagcagaacgtgtgctgtactcggaggtgccgtacgttcggtacttgcatcggtcggatcgtgaagacgtacgactacatcaaccgcgttgtcataacgcttccgtttacggtctacgagggtacgtggacaacactttcccctctcgttgctatgccatcaccatgatcttgcgtgtacgtaggaattttttgttgaaattactacgttccccaacatccaccTCCGGTTCTATTTGTGAAATCTCATAGCAAAGAGTACTCCATAGCAACAGAATCGTTCTTCGTGTACTCGGTGACGGCGATGTGGATTTATGCGCGCAACCAATAGTTTTGTGCTCACGAGGATGCAGCTCAGGGATGGTGCGGCCTCGCACTCGCACGCCACCGTGCACGCATGGAATTTGTGGTCCTATTTCGGAATGGTGGATCGTTGGTGGCACATGAGATCATTGTAGTGCAGAATGCCGTCTTTGATTCCACGGCGGGAGAAGAAAGGTGTATACGCATGGACAACATGGTGAGGAAGTCTGGAGTAGGAGGTAACAGGTTGCTCTCCCTTGTGATGGGCAAAGCGACGTGGTGTACTTCTTAATTGGGGCAGAGACGGAGGTTATCGGTAACTGGGAAAAACCGTCTGCGAGGGGGTATTTTGAAATTTGTACAATCCCATCGGGAAACGTGAGACACAGATGTGGAGTCCATGGTTTGCCAATGCGAGGAATTACAAAAGAATTTTTTTTCAACAAAAATGTGAATCCAGTATCTCTTGGTCCTGAATATCAGAATGTCAAAATATGTTTTTTTTGGATGGATATTTGACGGCATATCCTGAATGTACCTGATAGATCCCATTTTTTCATTGCAAAAGAGGGTAAATCAGCCACTTTAAGATTACCATGTGGGAACGTCTGTTTAGTATCCTGAAACTGCTTAGCAACAGTAATGTTGGGGTGAACCAAAAAAGTTTTttttggggggtgggggggggggtggggggCCTGCTCGTTCCCCCTAGCTCCACCACTGGACCGTGGACCAATCGAGCTTATTCACAATCCACCACCCATCTCCTTTATCCAACACAGATAACgggcacactagtagaaaaactacTTTACGTGAGACACATTAGTCTCGGTTTGTAAATGAACCGACACTAATGGTACGATTAGTCCCGGTTCGAATGGTTATGCATTAGTCCTGGTTCATTTATGATTTTTAGTACtgattggtggctccaaccggcactaaaggggtcatggcctttagtacgggttggtggctccaaccggtactaaagacccccccccctttactaccgattggagccaccaacctgtactaaaggtggtgcgctgccacccggagtgcacaatgtttagtcccacctcgctagttgagaggagctcacaccggtttataacccCGCCGCGGCAActgtgtcgagctcctctctaagcaggcctttgtgggcctattgcaagtcttctgccctgtggggcctactgggccgtacgggcctgcatcctggcccaactagaggttgggtttctagtcatatgcaggccttgccggcccagtaggcgggctgtttttgctttatttcatagaagaattcaaaaaaaatatctTTTAGTCCACGGACCACGGCGCGtgtcgtgccacgtggtgggcctttggtcccggttcgtgttgaaccgggactaaaggaggggggggggggctttagtccccaccctttagtgccggtttacagaaccggtactaaaggtccttacgaaccggtactaaaagtcgtttttctactagtggcataaGGGCGGAGACAAGCCATCGGCGTCATTCTCAAGCATACTTTTCAACCTGCAGCAAAGAAACAAGAGGTTGGGGAAAGGGGCGCAGCCACGAAGTTGCCCAACGCCATGGATCTGGCGAGGTCGCATCGGTATAGAAGCCTCCTCCGACCACAAATCGCCCTTCCATATCGTTACCCTCAATAGTGACTCGAGAAAGAAGAGCTGAATCAAAGAAGGGGGTGAATATTGATCAAAATGCTACTTCATTGGGCATGTGGGTGAAATGAAAACCAAACCTACTCCCTTCGCTCCCACTCCGGTCAGCAACGCCGGTGGAGAATAGAGGAAGGAGGGTCACTTGAATCCATGGTACATGGCCGACCACGCTACAGGCAGTCTATGAGAGAAGGTGAGGGAGAGAATGAGAGCGGTTCTAAAAAGCTAGGAGGTGAGCTTAACTTTCATTTTGGTGTCCACCTCAGGTTCTATTTGTGAAATCTCATAGCAAAGAGTACTCCATAGCAAAAGAATCGTTCTTCCTGTGCTCGGTGACGGTGATGTGGATTTATGCGCGCAGCCGGCAGTTTTGTGTTCGTGAGGATGCAGCTCAAGGATGGTGCAGACTCGCACCCCCATGCTACCGTGCACGCATGGAATTTGTGGTCCTAGTTCGGAATGGTGGATCGTTGGTGGCACATGAGATCATTGTAGCGCAGAATGTCGTCTTTGATTCCGTGGCGGGAGAAGAAAGGTGTATACGCATGGACAACATGGTGAGGAAGTCTGGAGTAGGAGGTAACAGGTTGCTCTCCCTTGTGATTGGGCAAAGCGACGTGGTGTACGTCATAACAGGGGCAGAGACGGAGGTCATCGGTAACTCGGAAAAATCGTCTGCGAGGGGGTATTTTGCACTCACGGTAATGGGTAAATTTGTACAAACCCATCTTGAAACGTGAGACATAGATGTGCAGTCCATGTTTTTTTTTTGGAACTTAGGCTCGAGAAGAGCccagctttgaattaacaaagtcaTCAACTGGCCAGGATTACAGGACTGCCACTTACAACAAGAAAACAAAGAGCGAAAATAAAGATACATTGTGCTCGGTAGAACAACTCGAAAGCATAAAACAATGTCATCGAACGCCGCTATGCCGAAACCAGCTAACCTACTAAGGCTATGGGAGGAAGGCACCACTGTGCATGTTTTGTGTCACTGACTGCCACCATAGGGAAAACAAGGGCAACACATGACCTACTCCGCCTCCGCAAATGGCCTCTACCCTTTCACCCGGGCTCGACGGGGTACCGCACCGGCGGCCTGCGGAATGGTTAGCCCTAGAACCTAGATCTGAATTCCCAAGCAGCCAAAGGAGAGGCACACGAAACGGGGATCCGAACACCCAGTCACCATTGCCTGCAGCAGCAAGGCAGAGCACCGGACGAGAGTTGTCGAAACGAAAGCGCTGAAAAACCCCGGAGAAGGCCAAGAGTATGCAGCACCACGCATCGGT
It contains:
- the LOC119339594 gene encoding disease resistance protein PIK6-NP-like → MEGAAELVSTVGLVVGEEYRQLRGVGREVAELRDELATMNAILRMHSEADEGGVDHFVREWMKQVRELAYDSEDCIHLYIFRIRCRCSDGLVAWSKRVLATLFPRHRLAGDIKDLRARAAAISERHARYGVSREALRRSPLALAPVPRAGSSSPYALGPAHDPGQLVGITGQANILGERVKAVDDPDSDMKLKVISIVGFGGLGKTTLAMEVCRQLEPEFQRQAQVSVSQIFDAEKDMLGLLERITRQILKPKVHNKEGIKVEESMTLEKALQDKR